The following proteins come from a genomic window of Polaribacter dokdonensis:
- a CDS encoding phosphatidylserine decarboxylase family protein: MIRFHKEGYKIIVITFIIVIAAILLAEKFIDIIWITKSIQILALAFLIIVLQFFRNPKRLTELNETTIVAPVDGKVVVIEEVEEPEYFKDKRLQVSIFMSPINVHVTRYAMSGKIKYSKYHPGKYLVAWHPKASTDNERTTIVIHNDNFGDVLYRQIAGALAKRIVNYAIEGEDVVQGTDAGFIKFGSRVDLYFPLGTKLNVSLGDKVKGGTQVIAEK; encoded by the coding sequence ATGATTCGATTTCATAAAGAAGGTTACAAGATTATTGTAATTACATTTATTATTGTTATTGCTGCTATTCTTTTGGCAGAAAAATTTATAGATATTATTTGGATTACGAAATCAATTCAAATTTTAGCATTGGCTTTTTTAATCATTGTTTTACAGTTTTTTAGAAACCCGAAAAGACTTACTGAGTTAAATGAAACTACCATAGTTGCTCCTGTTGATGGTAAAGTTGTAGTAATAGAAGAAGTAGAAGAACCAGAATATTTTAAAGACAAAAGGTTACAAGTTTCTATTTTTATGTCTCCTATAAACGTACATGTTACAAGGTATGCTATGAGTGGTAAAATTAAATACAGCAAGTATCACCCAGGAAAATATTTAGTTGCTTGGCATCCAAAAGCATCTACAGATAATGAAAGAACAACCATTGTAATTCATAATGATAATTTTGGTGATGTATTGTACAGACAAATTGCAGGAGCACTTGCCAAAAGAATTGTAAATTATGCTATTGAAGGTGAAGATGTTGTGCAAGGTACAGATGCTGGCTTTATTAAATTTGGTTCACGTGTAGATTTATATTTTCCTTTAGGTACTAAACTAAATGTTAGTTTGGGAGACAAAGTAAAGGGAGGTACACAAGTTATTGCAGAAAAATAA
- a CDS encoding acyl-CoA-binding protein, whose product MKDLDQNFNDAFQKLSKLEKTIAPDLMLQLYAYHKQANFGNNFSFNSGLDVRSGFKFNAWMQLKGMSSDEAKEKYIELANEILKENKDS is encoded by the coding sequence ATTAAAGATTTAGATCAGAATTTTAATGATGCTTTTCAAAAACTATCAAAGCTCGAAAAGACAATTGCTCCAGATTTAATGCTTCAGCTTTATGCCTATCATAAACAAGCAAATTTTGGAAACAATTTTTCATTTAATAGTGGTTTAGATGTTAGAAGTGGTTTTAAGTTTAATGCTTGGATGCAGTTAAAAGGCATGTCTTCAGACGAAGCAAAAGAGAAGTATATAGAATTAGCAAATGAAATTTTAAAGGAAAATAAAGATAGTTAG
- a CDS encoding YceI family protein — MKNIVTTVFAFVLALNLISCKSENKSVTKEATIEIDSKKSTPAFNVANANTDIKFTAYKTTDKIGVDGAFRKIDITGGGEGKTLKEAINDTEFSIPVSSLATKDSSRDYKIKKFFFGIMGNTKILSGKLQLVDDANGIANITMNGETKPVPFVYTIQRNMFNMKATIDINNWNASKALASLNKVCEDLHKGADGVTKTWSEVDLNIKSTF; from the coding sequence ATGAAAAATATAGTAACTACAGTTTTTGCATTTGTTTTAGCTTTAAATTTAATTTCATGTAAATCAGAAAATAAGTCTGTTACAAAAGAAGCTACAATTGAAATAGATTCTAAAAAAAGTACACCAGCATTTAATGTTGCAAATGCTAACACAGATATAAAATTTACGGCTTACAAAACAACAGATAAAATTGGTGTTGATGGCGCTTTTAGAAAGATTGATATCACTGGTGGTGGAGAAGGGAAAACATTAAAAGAAGCTATCAATGATACAGAATTTTCTATACCTGTAAGTAGTTTAGCTACAAAGGATTCAAGTAGAGATTATAAAATCAAAAAATTCTTTTTTGGTATTATGGGTAATACTAAAATTCTTTCAGGAAAATTACAATTAGTAGATGATGCTAATGGTATAGCTAATATCACTATGAATGGAGAAACGAAACCAGTTCCTTTTGTGTATACGATTCAAAGAAATATGTTTAATATGAAAGCTACAATAGACATCAATAATTGGAATGCTAGTAAAGCTTTAGCTTCTTTAAATAAAGTTTGTGAAGATTTACATAAAGGTGCAGATGGGGTTACTAAAACTTGGAGTGAAGTTGATTTAAATATTAAATCTACTTTTTAA